In the Sulfurivermis fontis genome, TGATAGCAGACGCGGCCGTGGATGGCCGGGAACGGGTTGTTCTCGATGAGGAGCTGCCAGGCCTCCTCGTACCTGCCGGCCTGGGCCAGCGCCAGCCAGCCCTGGATGTCCTCGCCGGCGGGACAGGCGTTGTTGCAGGGAGGCAGGAAATCCATGTAGACGGGGCGGCGCGAGCGCATGGCGCCGGTGCCCTTGCCGAACTTGTCCGGGTCCAGGCGTGCGGTCATATCCTTGGAATTCATAGGATTTTCTTTTTCTCTCAACAGGTTAGAAAAATCAGAGGTGACTTGTCTTGCGAAATGGGCGGCATTGTACCTGACTGACAGAAAATCCAATACTCATTATTAAAAATTACAATACTTGGTTCACAAATCGAAAAACACGCCGGATGGCGCCCTCAAAGCCGGCGGATGCGGTAATTGAGGCGGCAGCTGCGCCGGGCGGGGTCGAGGTCCGGCCAGGCCGCCAGCTGCCGGCGCAGTCGGGCCGTCGGGGTCGGGCGGCTGAGTAAGGCCGCGATGGCGTTCTCGTACTGCGGCGCCGTCAGGCGAAAGGCGGAAGGATAACGGCGGCGTAGCGTTTCCTCATGGAACCAGGCACAGGCCTGCAATTCCGCCAGTGCCGCAAAGTTGAACACCAGCGTCCCGTCTGGCGCCAGCAACCGCCCCAACCGGCGCAACCAGCGGCCATCCGCCGCCACCACCCGCCGCGGCTCGCCATCCGCATCGCCAAACAGGTCGTCGATGATCAGATCGAAGGGCGGGCCGCGGTACTGCCGCACCCAGCGCAGGGCATCCGCCTCGTGCAGCGAGACATTGGCGGCGCGCACGCCAAAAAAGCGCCGCGCCACCTCCAAGTGCACCGGATTGAGTTCGACGCCGACGATGCGCTGCGGAGCGAGGAAGTGGTTGAGCTGACGGATCACCGCACCGCCGCCCACCCCCAGCACCAGCACCCGTCGCACCTCCCGCGGCGCAAAAAAGGCCGGCAGCATCAACAGATCCCACACACTGCCACTCACCGGCTGACGCGGGTTGTACTGGCTGTGGAATACACCGTTGGTATAGAGCCGCCGCGCATTGCCGGCGCTGCGCACCTCATAGCGGGTCGCGCCGTCCTGGCGGAACCAGAGCAGGGCCATCGGAGCAGCGAGCGCGGCGCTACAGCGCGCCGCTCCTTTTCAGCCTGGCATGAATGGCGACCGCGATGGCGCGATATCCGTCGGCGTTGGGATGGATGGGATCGGCCTTCAGGCCGTTGTCGGCGAGGACCTCGGGAATGACGTCGGCCTCCAGCGCCACCTGCAACCGCTCGGCCAGGGCGTGGTACAAAGGCTCGCTCTCCAGACCGAACAGCGCCGGCCGCGGCACCCCCAGCAGCAGCACCGGGACACCCCGCTCACGGCTGAGCAGCACCATGCGTTCCAGATTGTGCGCAATCCCGGCCGGGGCCTGCTTGCGCAGCAGGTCATTGCCGCCCAGACACAGGATCAGCAACTGCGGCCGATATCGA is a window encoding:
- a CDS encoding arylesterase, which encodes MRVDGILRLVALVLLLAIVGCSRELPLPPLAEDAVILALGDSLTYGTGAAPQQSYPAQLERLSGRRVINAGVPGEMTAAGLERLPEVLDRYRPQLLILCLGGNDLLRKQAPAGIAHNLERMVLLSRERGVPVLLLGVPRPALFGLESEPLYHALAERLQVALEADVIPEVLADNGLKADPIHPNADGYRAIAVAIHARLKRSGAL
- a CDS encoding spermidine synthase — its product is MALLWFRQDGATRYEVRSAGNARRLYTNGVFHSQYNPRQPVSGSVWDLLMLPAFFAPREVRRVLVLGVGGGAVIRQLNHFLAPQRIVGVELNPVHLEVARRFFGVRAANVSLHEADALRWVRQYRGPPFDLIIDDLFGDADGEPRRVVAADGRWLRRLGRLLAPDGTLVFNFAALAELQACAWFHEETLRRRYPSAFRLTAPQYENAIAALLSRPTPTARLRRQLAAWPDLDPARRSCRLNYRIRRL